A genomic window from Desulfuromonas sp. TF includes:
- the aroC gene encoding chorismate synthase, translating into AHYERRFALSESSPCRTFDPGAEKKMIAAIDRAKEAGDTLGGVVEVIVQGAPVGLGSHVHWDRRLDGRLAGAVMSIQAFKGVEIGLGFEAARLPGSMVHDEIGHDERGFFRRTNRAGGIEGGMTNGEPIIVRGAMKPIPTLYTPLQTVDMNTKEPFKATVERSDICAVPAAAVVAEAVVAIEMAGAMLEKFGGDSMEEVRENVVAYRRHVTEF; encoded by the coding sequence ATGCGCATTACGAGAGGCGATTCGCCCTCAGCGAAAGTTCCCCCTGTCGCACCTTCGATCCGGGGGCGGAAAAAAAAATGATCGCCGCCATCGACCGCGCCAAGGAAGCCGGGGATACTCTGGGCGGAGTCGTGGAGGTTATCGTGCAGGGTGCTCCGGTGGGGCTGGGAAGCCATGTGCACTGGGACAGGCGCCTCGATGGAAGGCTGGCGGGCGCGGTCATGAGCATTCAGGCGTTCAAGGGGGTTGAGATCGGCCTCGGATTCGAGGCTGCCCGCCTTCCCGGATCGATGGTGCATGACGAAATCGGTCATGACGAGAGGGGGTTCTTTCGCCGGACCAATCGCGCCGGGGGAATCGAGGGGGGGATGACCAATGGTGAACCGATCATCGTCCGCGGAGCGATGAAGCCGATTCCCACGCTCTACACTCCCCTGCAGACCGTCGACATGAATACCAAGGAACCTTTCAAGGCCACCGTGGAGCGCTCCGACATCTGTGCCGTTCCGGCGGCTGCCGTCGTGGCCGAGGCGGTGGTGGCTATCGAGATGGCGGGGGCCATGCTGGAGAAGTTCGGCGGCGACTCCATGGAGGAAGTCAGGGAGAATGTGGTTGCCTACCGAAGGCACGTCACTGAATTTTGA